The Pyrus communis chromosome 12, drPyrComm1.1, whole genome shotgun sequence genomic sequence GTAGTTTTATCACACAACAGAAACtgcataaaaaataatgaaatacaTGTTAAGTTAGAAGCTAATTTTTTTACTCTTAaaacatcaataaaaaaataaaataaaaaataaaaaataaaaattgttggACTCACTTGAAGTATAATGATGCAACCACCGATTGATCCTATTGgtttattttcagtttcttTTGCATTAGCgtgtttaattaatgaagtGTTGATGTAGCTGCAAACAAATTGAGCCCATGAATATCTAGATAACTCCTCTAACTTCTCACAATACTCCACAATTTTAGAGTTTAGCGTGCTGGCAAAGTTGATGAAAAGTGTCGTGAGGCATAACTCAAGAAATATTAACACTACTGCATCCTTGTCGTAGTCAACAACTTCAGACTCTTCTTCActcatttcttttccttttccttttccttttgcttGATTTGAATTCTGTTGAGGTGGATTTATAGCCCATGCAATTGCTTTTCAAAGTGCATTATCAAGTGTCACTTTCGATATTTTCCATTTACCAAAATACCTTTGTCGGAAAGTTGAGTTGTACCTTGGCCCTATCATTTTAGGCATCTTTCCTTCATTTGGTAGCCCCAAAACCTTCGTCACTGATTTGGAGGTTATTTGATACTTTGTTTCCTAAAGTTGAATGACTTGGTTTGATGGTTACCTTCACCATCTCGTTCAAGTCGAGGTCCGACTTGACTATGTCATCCTTGCTCATACGTCCCTCATAGAATGGCTTTATTAAGGGCCAAAATGGAGTTTTCTTTGGCAAGTCAATTTGCTTACTATTAAGGATGCCTTTCACCTCTTGAACAATCGTGTTGAAGGCAATCATGTTGCACCTAAACTGCGCATGGTCCGGGTGCTTAGCTTTTTGATCATATGCCTTTCTGTTTTCTTGCCCTTTTGCTTTCGTTTTTGAAGTACTGCCTTTCGTTTGTTTATGTATCCCTTTAACTTTTTTTGGGGACATGTTTCaactgtaaaagaaaaaaaaaaaaaaaaatttgtgtaaGCGATATTAATATGTATGTTTGAATCCATTAACGTAAAAGCACATAACATGAATTAGACCCTGTGTGTTTGAATTCACAAACAAGAAACAGACACTGTGTTGTAGTGTCTAAATCCACAAACCTATATGAATCTCAATGCACAATcacaaaataggaaacaaacaCTACAACAAAGTGTCTGAATCCACAGAACAAGAAACAGACACTGCGTTGCAATGTCTGAATCCACAACCTATTTGAATCTCAATGCACAATCACAGAACAGGAATCCACAAAACTTAGAATTTGAAATGGAGCAATTAACCTAAGAAAAAAGAGCACGGGAAACggtgattaaactaaatgacataacCACCATGAATAAACATACACAGAGCCAACAAATATGCCGAAACAGACTAAATTTGTTATATGCCCAAACCAATTTTAATACCCAAACAAggtcaaattcaaaaccaaaaggTATAGTGTGCAAAATTACATTAAATCTCTCAAAAACACAACTCAAATAACCTAAAATgtaaaaattgaagaacaagaagaaaataggAAGAAACAAATTACTTTGAACGTGATTTCTCAATCACAAGTGCGAATTGTTCGTTGGAATCAATGCAAATGCGAATTGTTCGTCAGAATTATTCGTCGAATGATGAAGGTGGTGGGAGGCGATAGAGGTTGAAGGTGTTGTGAGGCCGAAAAATGGAGGTTGAAGTCTAAGAGTGTTTTATGGCTGATATGCGATTTACAGTGAGGGAGATggaaaggtttggtgttttaaaTGATAATGGCAtcatttgtaattttaatttgattgaggtGTTTTAATGTATCTTAAAGTCTCATTGACCGATTTATAATTCCAATAAATTTGATTGACCTATTATTAATATCATAACTTGTAattgattttatacaaaatcacccataattttttaacacacatatctcacaatttgtatagtgacacgtggtgtaccaccccgtgttccggtcacactgaaaaatctctcgatgAAGAACATATCTCATTATActtaatattaaaatatgaattGGGGTGAGGGTGGACCAGTAAATGAGTGATTATGTTAAGTTAATAGTTTTGATGAGTGAAGTGAACTTGTGATTTGCTGCTTAATTGCTCTAATTATGTGCTTAGTTACAACCGGAGTTACATAATTTTCTCTTCAAAAAGGGAACCTGATGATGGTTTTGGCACATCAATCAACTCTTTTTGGGGTTAAGAAGAATAAGACAGGGATTTTAGCATCTTTCTGACTACCATCTTTTGATTCACCAGCACCACGATGAATTTCCATCTATTGTTACTCGTTTGTAAAGTacttttaaatgactaaaaatgctTTTACATATAAAACAATTTTGCGTgattaacttgcatttttattatgGATTGGTTtctaaatcatttttttttctaaaaacaatttcagtcatttaaaaacgcttttagaaaaaatgtttttagattttaaaattaCTGTGTCTTTACAGGACTAACTTGcattttactaaagattggttctaaaacattttttctaaaaacgttttcagtcaCTTAAGATTGCAATTAGAGAAAATGTCTTTGAAGTGCTTTTTCAGAgattaatatatttttactaagaattgatcTAAAACACTTTTTCTAAGAGAGTTTTCGctcatttaaaagcactttcagagaatatttttaaattttaaaagcactttaagtgcttaaGCACCGGTTTGCACATAATTAGTGCTTCTTGTAGGAAGCAGTTCAAATATTTTTTCCAGaattaacttgcatttttattaagaattattttttaaaacattttttataaaaacgatttcaataatttaaaagaaCTTTTCAATCGATTGTAACCCCCAATACATACACATACAAACAACGGGACTTAACtgaaacaaacagaaaaccaCGAGGACTTAATGGTAACAATGAAAAGCCCCAAATCCTAATTTCTCTCTATATTACAATGGGGGTTTGAGTCTTCACTAAAACCCTCCCTGCGCGTATCCTCTAGCTCCAGCTCTCATGGCGTTTGGCAATCTGCCTGCTATGAAATGAGCTTCCGGATTCGGCTTTTAGCTTCCCACTTGATTTACTGTTATCTCTTTAAATTACTTTTACCGTAGACCAATATTTTTACCAAActgaagagagaagaaaagcaAACCTAAATTTTCACCGGCGAACCAGTTAAAGGtaaattccatttttctttGCTGCTTGTTCGTAATTTctgttcatttaatttttttaatttttcgttattttgctttattaattttttaggaATTACTGTCGTGGATAAAATTGAGTGAACAGAAATCAATTGGATTTTGAACATCTATTTGGAAAAGTAGAAAGTTAGAAGAGGATTGTTTGCTCAATTTCTGAAAGTATGGAATTATCTAATTTCAAGATAAACACTTTTTCATAGAAGGATCAATACATaatacaaagaaagaaaaacccaaaaatgtcGTGGTTAAGGTGTAATGAGGAGAATTGTAGGAAACTAGAGGGGTACAGATGCCGATTTCTGTATCGTAAAAATCTTTCCAAGTGTGCATCTTGTATTGCTACTGAGTTTAGTCCAACACCCTTTTGAGTCTTAAAGTCAGCATCATCATCCGTTACATTCTGTATATGTCGAAAATCGAAATGGAAGGGAGCTTTCAGTTGGGTTCTGTTGTATGTATGCTGTTTATATTTCATGTTCATTAAGTTTCCCCCGGCTAGGTGTTCCTGCTTTATTTTAATAAGTCTCCCTCGTATCATCGAGGTTACAGGAAAAAAGAATGTTATTGGATTCAGAATTAACATGTTAGCTTGTGGTTGTTATGAATTTGATGTGCCTTATATAAACTTAACAGTGTAGGACATATGCATGAGTTTGGGCTCAGGTCAGTTATTGTTCTTAGTGCCTATTTGACGGCCATAAAATCTCATACTAGTTATTTACCATTAAACTTGTTTTCTCGctagtttattttcttttattgaagAGTCTGATAGAAATTCCAAATTGTAAATTTTAGTCACTCAAGTTATCTAGCTTGATACAAAATCTCTATGtttatgtcttttttttttcttttcttttctttttttttttaaatagttgGAGGATATTAATTTTTTCAGGGGCAACAATGGGTTACCAATTAATCGAGTGGGAGCAAGGCTGGGACTATATACAGCAGGGGATCGCAAAGATGAACAGGATTGTACAAGGATCATCAGAACCTCAGTTCACCTCAGAAGAATATATGAAGCTTTACACAACTATCTATAACATGTCTATTCAACAACCTCCTCATAATTATTCTCGGCAGCTTTATGAAAAGTATCGGGAGACAATTGAGGAATACATTTCTTCAACAGTGCTTCCCTCTTTACAGGAGAAGCATCATGAGTTTATGTTGCAGGAGTTTGTCAGAAGTTGGGGAAATTATAAAGTTATGTTTAGGTGGCTGTCACACTTCTTTCGTTTTTCTGATGACCACTGCATCACTCGGAATCAGACATCACTTCCTGGGCCGAACGAAGTTGCACTTAATTGCTTCCGTAATTTGGTTTATCAGAAGGTAAATGCTGATGTGAGATATTATGTACTTGGCCTTATTGATAAAGAACGCGAAGGAGAGAAAATTGACAGAGCACTACTGAAGAATGTGataaatatatatgttgaaATTGGAATGGGAGAATTGGATGTGTATGAAAAGGACTTCGAAGAATACATGCTCATTCAGACTCGCGAGTACTATTGCCACAAGACATCAAGTTGGATTTTGGAGTACTCTTATACGGATTACATGTTGAAGGCAGAAGAATGCTTGA encodes the following:
- the LOC137710279 gene encoding cullin-1-like gives rise to the protein MGYQLIEWEQGWDYIQQGIAKMNRIVQGSSEPQFTSEEYMKLYTTIYNMSIQQPPHNYSRQLYEKYRETIEEYISSTVLPSLQEKHHEFMLQEFVRSWGNYKVMFRWLSHFFRFSDDHCITRNQTSLPGPNEVALNCFRNLVYQKVNADVRYYVLGLIDKEREGEKIDRALLKNVINIYVEIGMGELDVYEKDFEEYMLIQTREYYCHKTSSWILEYSYTDYMLKAEECLRRERDRVSYYLLPSSEKKLMETVKHWLVVIHANQLIEKKHSESGCALLTIENLEELSGRFIASVALEQQVPAEGSTIVQQAEDAAMIEE